A single window of Desulfonatronovibrio hydrogenovorans DSM 9292 DNA harbors:
- a CDS encoding PAS domain S-box protein, whose translation MVTDHIYKKIFHLSPDGIVLIDPKSTLPIEFNTAAHENLGYTREEFAALSISDYEANESKEDIEAHVQNIMKNGRDDFETLHRTKSGELINVLVTVILAELEENKVLLAHFRDLTETKIAQSKADEVHRKLEMISSQIPGVVYQYKLNPDGTSCFPYSSRGMKSIYGVEPHEVEADASAVFKTLHPDDLDRVSSSIKLSAETLEPWKTEYRVLSRDGQEKWLMGSALPMKENDGSVLWHGFITDISEQKVIQEKLASKTKELEGFFNVSLDLLCIADLQGRFIKLNKAWEDVLGYTVQDLEGRHFLDFVHPDDIAGTVKSMSRLKDNSNVLNFVNRYKDKRGNYKYIEWRSHPHGNLIYAAARDITDRIETEKALRLSEQRFRDVSSAAGEYIWETNAGGVYIFATDKICDVLGRPLDKIIGKSPYDFIDKEDGREVADFFSRKAESRESFSSLEHKIMRPDGSIVWQRVTKVPVFNDEGEFSGYRGAGLDITAEIEARKHLEDNELKFRGLFEMSPIGIGLNDMATGQWLDFNRSLLESTGYNEDEFLKLSYWDLTPKEYEPQEMEQIRQLRETGYFGPYEKEYISKNGQRYPVLLNGMLIKDSSGREMIWCIIQDITERKQFEEAILRSEKQIRTMTQASLDALIMVDSKGTVTFWNLAAEKLFGYSEKEAMGQDVHKLVADEHEFKKLVSGMKEFAESGRGPVIDNVLEFKARRKDGEWIDVERSVAAFDLDGEWHAVGSLRDISDRIKAREETEKARQAAEAASKSKSEFLANMSHEIRTPMNAVIGLSQLALRTDLNPRQKDYLSKIESSSKMLLGIINDILDYSKIEAGKMDLDEHEFNLDRIIEQVSVLFHESIESKGLEVYFRVMPDVPRILVGDSLRLKQVLTNLMSNAVKFTHEGEIEVRVRVESRHNNRAVLRFEIRDTGIGLSKDEQEKLFQAFSQADTSTTRKYGGTGLGLTISQHLVTMMGGSIQIKSESDKGSVFSFTARLGISDDREYRFDSCDLTECRVLVVDHISKSRKILKEMFASWGFNFHEAASGQEALQRVKDLANHERGYDYIVIDWDLPDQSGIQTGRLIRQAEQEFGLGRQPCIILTSFGNKEEVMEQAAGYDLDVFLVKPVTSSALFNVIIGVGYGQNIGTSLESDKARSGLFFKGIRVLLAEDNEINQQVAREILEQAGIEVHVVQNGRQAVQEVKKQSFDLVLMDIQMPEMDGFEATAAIREISSSLPIVAMTAAAMTEDREKSLAAGMNDHLGKPIDQGLLYLTIQKWTGQAAQGDHFTQADSGSTGIQFPDELPGIDVSSGLARLGGNALLFAKLIHSTVTDYSDLPAKLREYLVSSDTEEAGKLVHALKGVSGNISAKRLFDACKEFEDSMQRGRSATAKIQEIANALEEIASGLELIPIEKLRPLRESSGPVLSEVLENITALKDSLRQHSLEATSIVSFFQENFGYGVYASVVDQLGNSILEFEFKEAEKSLQEFEKLFQQNFQVSRDE comes from the coding sequence ATGGTCACAGATCACATATACAAAAAGATTTTTCACCTGTCCCCGGACGGAATCGTTCTCATCGATCCGAAAAGTACACTTCCCATCGAATTCAATACAGCAGCTCACGAAAACCTTGGCTACACTCGGGAGGAGTTCGCAGCCCTGTCCATATCAGACTATGAAGCCAACGAGAGCAAGGAAGACATTGAGGCTCATGTTCAGAATATCATGAAAAATGGGCGGGATGACTTTGAAACCCTGCACCGGACCAAGTCTGGAGAACTGATAAATGTGCTGGTCACGGTAATCCTGGCGGAGCTGGAGGAAAACAAAGTCCTCCTTGCTCATTTCAGGGATCTTACAGAAACAAAGATTGCCCAGAGCAAGGCCGATGAAGTGCATAGAAAGTTGGAAATGATATCATCCCAGATCCCGGGGGTGGTTTATCAATATAAGCTCAATCCTGACGGAACTTCCTGTTTTCCCTATTCCAGCAGAGGCATGAAAAGTATTTACGGTGTTGAACCCCATGAGGTTGAGGCGGATGCTTCTGCGGTATTTAAGACCCTGCATCCTGACGACTTGGACAGAGTGTCATCCTCAATAAAATTATCAGCAGAAACCCTGGAACCCTGGAAAACTGAGTACCGGGTTCTTAGCAGGGACGGTCAAGAAAAGTGGCTCATGGGCAGTGCATTGCCAATGAAAGAGAATGATGGTTCTGTTTTATGGCACGGTTTTATAACTGATATTTCAGAACAAAAGGTGATCCAGGAAAAACTGGCCAGTAAAACAAAAGAGCTGGAAGGTTTTTTCAATGTTTCCCTGGATCTTTTGTGTATTGCTGATCTTCAGGGTAGATTTATAAAGCTGAACAAGGCTTGGGAAGACGTACTGGGGTACACGGTTCAGGATTTGGAAGGCAGACATTTTCTGGATTTTGTCCACCCTGATGATATTGCAGGCACTGTAAAGTCAATGTCCCGACTTAAAGACAACAGTAATGTTCTCAACTTTGTCAATCGTTACAAGGATAAAAGGGGCAACTATAAGTATATTGAGTGGCGTTCTCATCCCCATGGAAATCTTATATATGCAGCGGCCAGGGATATTACAGACAGGATTGAAACGGAAAAGGCCCTGCGCTTAAGTGAGCAGCGTTTCAGGGATGTCTCCTCAGCCGCTGGTGAATACATATGGGAAACCAATGCTGGCGGGGTTTATATTTTTGCCACTGACAAGATATGCGATGTCCTGGGAAGGCCCCTGGATAAGATAATTGGAAAATCACCGTATGATTTTATTGACAAGGAGGATGGCAGGGAGGTTGCTGATTTTTTTTCAAGAAAGGCTGAGAGCAGGGAATCTTTTTCCAGCCTGGAGCATAAGATTATGCGTCCGGATGGAAGCATTGTCTGGCAGAGGGTGACCAAAGTACCTGTTTTTAACGATGAAGGTGAATTTTCTGGATACAGGGGAGCAGGTCTTGATATTACAGCAGAGATTGAGGCCAGAAAACACCTTGAAGACAATGAGCTTAAGTTCAGGGGACTTTTTGAAATGTCTCCCATAGGCATTGGTCTCAACGATATGGCTACTGGACAATGGCTGGATTTCAACAGGTCCCTGCTGGAGAGCACAGGATATAATGAAGATGAATTCCTGAAGTTGAGTTATTGGGATCTTACTCCCAAAGAATATGAGCCCCAGGAGATGGAACAGATCAGACAGCTCAGGGAAACCGGATATTTTGGACCTTATGAAAAGGAATACATCAGTAAGAACGGTCAACGGTACCCTGTTCTTTTGAACGGGATGCTCATCAAGGACAGTTCAGGCCGGGAAATGATCTGGTGCATTATCCAGGACATTACTGAGCGTAAGCAATTTGAAGAAGCAATTTTGCGCAGTGAAAAGCAAATTCGAACCATGACCCAGGCTTCCCTGGATGCCTTGATCATGGTTGACTCCAAAGGCACGGTTACATTCTGGAACCTGGCTGCTGAAAAGCTCTTTGGTTATTCGGAAAAAGAAGCCATGGGCCAGGATGTTCATAAGCTGGTGGCTGACGAACATGAGTTTAAGAAGCTTGTCAGCGGGATGAAAGAGTTTGCTGAATCCGGCAGAGGACCAGTAATTGATAATGTTTTGGAGTTCAAGGCCAGACGCAAGGATGGAGAGTGGATTGACGTAGAAAGATCAGTTGCTGCGTTTGATCTTGACGGTGAGTGGCATGCTGTTGGCAGCTTGCGGGATATCAGCGATCGAATAAAGGCCAGGGAGGAAACTGAAAAGGCCCGTCAGGCAGCAGAAGCCGCCAGTAAATCAAAAAGCGAATTTCTGGCCAATATGAGCCATGAAATTCGTACGCCCATGAATGCTGTCATAGGTCTTAGTCAGCTGGCACTAAGGACTGACCTGAATCCAAGGCAAAAGGATTATCTGAGCAAAATTGAGAGTTCTTCAAAAATGCTTCTGGGAATAATCAATGATATCCTGGACTACTCTAAGATTGAAGCTGGCAAGATGGATCTGGATGAACACGAATTTAATCTTGATCGTATTATAGAGCAGGTTTCAGTTTTGTTTCATGAAAGCATCGAATCCAAGGGTCTGGAGGTTTATTTTCGGGTCATGCCTGATGTGCCCAGAATACTTGTTGGAGACTCACTGCGTTTGAAACAGGTTTTGACCAACCTCATGAGTAACGCAGTTAAGTTCACCCATGAAGGTGAGATTGAAGTCAGAGTGAGAGTTGAAAGCAGACATAATAATCGTGCTGTCTTAAGATTCGAAATCAGGGATACCGGGATCGGTCTGAGCAAGGATGAACAGGAAAAACTTTTCCAGGCATTTTCCCAAGCAGATACTTCAACTACCCGTAAATATGGAGGGACTGGCCTAGGGCTGACCATCAGCCAGCATTTGGTGACCATGATGGGGGGCAGCATCCAGATCAAGAGTGAATCAGACAAGGGAAGTGTGTTTTCATTTACGGCCCGTTTGGGAATATCTGATGACAGGGAGTACAGATTTGACTCCTGCGATCTGACCGAGTGCAGGGTTCTGGTGGTGGACCATATCAGCAAATCAAGAAAGATTCTGAAGGAGATGTTTGCGTCCTGGGGGTTTAATTTTCATGAAGCAGCCTCAGGTCAAGAGGCCTTGCAGAGGGTAAAAGACCTGGCGAACCATGAAAGGGGTTACGATTATATTGTTATTGACTGGGATCTTCCAGATCAGAGCGGCATCCAGACAGGTCGGCTTATTCGCCAGGCAGAACAGGAGTTTGGTCTGGGCAGGCAACCCTGTATAATACTGACTTCGTTCGGTAACAAGGAAGAAGTTATGGAACAAGCAGCAGGCTATGATCTGGATGTATTTTTGGTCAAACCAGTCACTTCTTCAGCTTTATTCAACGTCATTATTGGTGTAGGGTATGGCCAGAACATTGGTACATCTCTGGAGTCTGATAAAGCCAGGTCTGGACTGTTTTTTAAAGGAATCAGGGTTTTGCTGGCCGAAGATAATGAGATTAATCAGCAGGTGGCCAGGGAAATTCTTGAACAGGCCGGGATTGAAGTCCATGTAGTGCAGAATGGCAGGCAGGCAGTGCAAGAGGTAAAAAAACAGAGTTTTGACTTAGTGCTTATGGATATTCAAATGCCAGAAATGGATGGCTTTGAAGCTACTGCAGCCATCAGGGAAATTAGCTCGAGTCTGCCCATAGTTGCCATGACTGCTGCAGCTATGACCGAGGATCGGGAAAAAAGTCTGGCTGCGGGCATGAATGATCACCTTGGCAAGCCAATAGACCAGGGTTTATTGTATCTTACAATTCAGAAGTGGACAGGGCAGGCAGCACAGGGTGACCATTTTACTCAAGCCGATAGTGGGTCGACAGGGATTCAATTTCCCGATGAATTGCCCGGGATAGACGTTTCAAGTGGGCTGGCTAGGCTTGGAGGGAACGCTTTGCTTTTTGCCAAGTTGATTCACAGTACAGTCACTGACTATTCAGACCTTCCTGCAAAGCTACGAGAGTACCTGGTTTCCAGCGATACTGAAGAGGCTGGAAAACTGGTGCATGCCTTAAAGGGCGTCTCTGGAAATATTTCAGCCAAAAGGCTGTTTGATGCCTGTAAGGAGTTTGAGGATTCGATGCAAAGGGGTAGATCTGCGACAGCTAAGATCCAGGAAATTGCAAATGCTCTGGAAGAGATTGCATCCGGTCTTGAGCTTATTCCCATAGAGAAATTAAGACCACTAAGGGAATCCAGTGGACCAGTGTTGTCAGAAGTGCTTGAGAATATTACTGCTTTGAAAGACAGTTTAAGGCAGCACAGTTTAGAGGCAACAAGTATCGTCAGTTTTTTTCAGGAAAACTTTGGATATGGGGTTTATGCTTCGGTTGTTGACCAGCTTGGCAACAGCATCTTGGAGTTCGAATTCAAGGAAGCTGAAAAAAGTTTGCAGGAGTTTGAAAAACTTTTCCAGCAAAACTTCCAGGTGAGCCGAGATGAATGA
- a CDS encoding PP2C family protein-serine/threonine phosphatase, with translation MNDKPKPQPTLLVVDDSPLNLNVLGKILEKDYQVLVAKSGSQALEVVQQDPQPDLILLDIMMPGMDGYEVCRILKSEPRTAEIPVIFVTAMATVEDETLGLGLGAVDYIIKPYQAPIIRARVKTHLELLQVKRDLQRAHADLSYELQAMNELQALILPSSPFVSNCLFAQGVYIPSGLASGDYYDYVPLEQGGLRCIVADVSGHGARSAFIMAMVRTFFHIDQFRQVSLPTLVNSLNNQVRQTLGDQGDFITLFIADIDAEARRIEYVNAGHCPAFFLDEQGFQEIEPTGPLIGVFDGEYEQGQISVQGDWTFLMYTDGVYECLVQGLEMFGFEPFRDLCSRLLGEDSFKVGELPARVAREAPGMVGILDDQTALLVRGLVAAHDRTFG, from the coding sequence ATGAATGATAAACCAAAGCCTCAGCCAACACTGCTCGTTGTTGATGATTCACCGTTGAACCTGAATGTTTTGGGAAAAATTCTGGAAAAGGACTACCAGGTGCTTGTCGCCAAAAGCGGATCTCAGGCCTTAGAGGTTGTTCAGCAAGACCCGCAGCCGGACCTGATTCTGCTGGACATAATGATGCCGGGTATGGACGGATACGAGGTTTGCAGAATACTTAAGTCAGAACCACGCACTGCTGAGATTCCGGTGATATTTGTGACAGCCATGGCTACGGTAGAGGATGAAACTTTAGGGTTGGGGCTGGGGGCGGTAGACTATATCATAAAGCCATACCAGGCCCCGATTATCAGGGCTAGAGTCAAGACTCATCTGGAACTTCTTCAGGTAAAAAGGGATCTGCAAAGAGCTCATGCCGACCTATCTTACGAGCTTCAGGCTATGAATGAGCTGCAAGCCCTGATCCTCCCCTCCAGTCCGTTTGTCTCCAATTGCTTGTTTGCTCAAGGAGTATACATCCCTTCCGGGCTGGCCAGTGGAGACTATTACGATTATGTCCCCCTGGAACAGGGCGGACTCAGGTGTATTGTTGCAGACGTTTCAGGACATGGTGCCAGATCAGCCTTTATTATGGCCATGGTCAGAACTTTTTTTCATATTGACCAGTTCAGACAAGTATCTTTGCCCACACTGGTCAACAGCCTCAACAATCAGGTCAGGCAGACCCTTGGCGATCAGGGTGACTTCATCACCCTGTTCATAGCGGATATTGATGCTGAAGCAAGGAGAATTGAATATGTAAATGCCGGACATTGTCCCGCGTTTTTTCTTGACGAACAGGGCTTTCAGGAGATCGAACCGACCGGCCCTTTAATTGGAGTTTTTGATGGTGAGTACGAACAAGGCCAGATCTCGGTTCAAGGTGACTGGACTTTTCTGATGTACACTGACGGTGTTTATGAATGCCTTGTCCAGGGGCTGGAAATGTTCGGTTTTGAGCCCTTTCGTGATTTGTGCTCCAGGCTGCTTGGTGAAGATTCTTTTAAGGTTGGCGAGCTGCCGGCAAGGGTGGCCCGGGAAGCTCCAGGAATGGTCGGCATTTTAGACGATCAGACAGCTCTCCTGGTCAGGGGTCTAGTTGCAGCTCATGATCGTACTTTTGGATGA
- a CDS encoding STAS domain-containing protein, which produces MDIEVRQVGQALIVKPLAKRVDYGNASVLKGAMVDYINRNHVRIAVDLSEVEFMDSSGLSALLSTLKTVSRQGRMVVFGVNLNVGKLFSITKLDKGVFEIHASESQAVSSLSETR; this is translated from the coding sequence GTGGATATTGAAGTCAGGCAAGTAGGTCAGGCTCTGATAGTAAAGCCTTTAGCTAAAAGAGTGGATTACGGGAATGCATCTGTTTTAAAGGGCGCCATGGTAGACTACATTAATCGCAATCATGTCAGGATTGCCGTAGATCTCAGTGAGGTAGAGTTTATGGACAGCTCTGGTTTATCAGCCCTTTTGTCAACATTAAAAACAGTTTCCAGACAGGGAAGGATGGTGGTGTTCGGAGTAAACCTAAACGTGGGCAAGCTTTTCTCCATAACCAAGCTGGACAAAGGGGTATTTGAGATACATGCCAGCGAAAGTCAGGCTGTGTCATCACTATCCGAAACAAGGTGA
- a CDS encoding ATP-binding protein codes for MHTGKNITFLIPSCQNHVRLMGCALKGVLSELFTDQELIYLVDLAVTEAVSNSIRHAYGGETGYLIKVKLQINEKDLVVTVQDQGQKMDPGFLDKKGFSTCRDVKEVKEGGRGIPLINEIMDHVEYSSLDGINHLIMKKEFDRGK; via the coding sequence TTGCATACAGGAAAAAACATCACCTTTTTAATCCCTTCTTGTCAGAACCATGTCCGTCTTATGGGATGCGCACTCAAAGGGGTTTTATCTGAACTTTTTACTGATCAGGAGTTGATCTATCTGGTGGATCTTGCAGTGACAGAGGCGGTTTCCAACAGCATTCGCCATGCCTATGGCGGAGAGACCGGTTATCTTATTAAAGTTAAACTGCAGATAAATGAAAAGGATCTGGTGGTGACTGTGCAGGACCAGGGACAAAAAATGGACCCTGGCTTTCTGGATAAAAAAGGATTCAGTACTTGCAGGGATGTTAAAGAAGTAAAGGAAGGGGGCAGAGGTATTCCATTGATTAACGAGATTATGGACCATGTTGAGTATTCTTCTTTGGACGGAATCAATCATTTGATAATGAAGAAAGAATTTGACCGGGGTAAGTAA
- a CDS encoding tetratricopeptide repeat protein: MASSITAGGADSAKLNLLGDIYMALEKYDRALLAYADLSSMVPEDLNVLIKLADAYSLAGQTDMALEFMAKVLEQRPEFRTALLWKARILSRDQRFSQAIDLYYQALGD; encoded by the coding sequence ATGGCAAGTTCCATCACTGCAGGAGGGGCTGATTCCGCAAAACTCAATCTTCTTGGTGATATCTACATGGCTCTGGAAAAATATGATCGGGCCTTGCTTGCCTATGCCGATCTCAGCAGCATGGTTCCTGAAGATTTGAATGTGTTGATCAAACTGGCCGATGCCTATTCTCTTGCAGGCCAGACAGACATGGCCCTGGAGTTCATGGCCAAGGTTCTTGAGCAACGTCCTGAATTTCGAACTGCCCTGCTCTGGAAGGCCCGGATCCTGTCTAGAGATCAGCGATTTTCGCAGGCGATAGATTTATATTATCAAGCATTGGGAGATTGA
- a CDS encoding tetratricopeptide repeat protein → MTGAVQGVFLEEIPDWQARWELARLLSYTERYAESEIQYRKVLKERPDQLEAKIELARVLFWKGDTDEAEKVFSSIPTKDLTPEARLEMAEIYLARNQYVAAADIYLDHLVKNPGDHRTRFKLAQVLSWKGDYDASLNQYQIILDELPSDVQVRRRYAQVLVWAERFDEAIIELERTLED, encoded by the coding sequence ATGACCGGGGCTGTGCAGGGAGTTTTTCTTGAAGAGATTCCTGACTGGCAGGCCAGGTGGGAGCTTGCCAGGCTGCTCAGTTATACTGAGCGATATGCTGAGTCTGAGATTCAGTACAGAAAAGTTCTGAAAGAAAGGCCGGACCAGCTTGAGGCAAAAATTGAGCTGGCCAGGGTATTATTCTGGAAGGGAGATACTGATGAAGCCGAAAAAGTGTTCTCATCGATCCCAACTAAGGATTTGACACCTGAGGCCAGGCTGGAAATGGCAGAAATTTACCTGGCTCGAAACCAATATGTTGCTGCAGCAGATATATATCTTGATCATCTGGTGAAAAATCCTGGAGATCACAGAACCAGGTTCAAGCTGGCCCAGGTGCTCAGCTGGAAAGGTGATTACGATGCTTCCCTGAACCAGTATCAAATAATCCTGGATGAACTGCCCAGCGATGTTCAGGTCCGGAGAAGGTACGCCCAGGTCCTTGTTTGGGCTGAAAGATTTGATGAGGCCATTATTGAGCTGGAAAGGACCCTAGAGGATTGA
- a CDS encoding tetratricopeptide repeat protein, whose product MGGSVLTRLKPWVVAGWIWCIMPGMAWADDPSPYFTVQIGSYELLEKAEENLDRYLDFFPQDIDKLRIEDHPPFFALRAGLFRQYSSADDLRKKIAEVFSEALILRAYYLEDRILSGGSRPGVRASESSVHAPARMQHEKKGIDDSIVPASEAISDSQARFILAELLIRHGSLDSLRKAEQLISNLRRIQADSSEVDLLQIRLEALMGNRVRVTQLTEDYVRNRPFDPDAWLVMADIASSLGHFARSRDMYLTAIDLLDGAEKQRVRLIFAERTLVWGDYYASETIVREALNHDPDNPELMLVLSKSLIAQQRFVEGRAWLDRVIRLNLTGSETYFQAWTEKINLGLQEKDYARASADANDFLFQYGPKRLMIIPGARAYYESGRFEESEQLFAKALGENQLKSEALIGLALLKIRQNDREKAAGYLSQVGIDSEAYALAKVILHKDNPSALFGFLDHYLNMENDPSRLMNLAHALAKYGYSGEATTCFEAALVQDHRFFPARIGLAKVLPATGRYTESLDIIGFLANEFPDNYKLGLTRARVLAWSRQYQESIAAYNVLLLQNPDNATVLREAARTAYWGKMASLGNELYQRIYTPSVDEMLLQRLENMVRSPGGDLPAKPVETLAATADRGLVVKGYEEFIGWYEENSSGLDAQIVSDIEQIKHDLNPVYINQKRAVLEKKTKDLVWNRRFAPARRELVRLTSFDPGNQEALFDLAQVNCSLSLCDQEREVYEQLLRLEPLHGQAGKALERQKIRSSPRIFGGYAFWKEKGRGDLARMTWHSVDLGVEVPFFCRHSLRLITHKYMESPQKYGRMVHASGLSLEGDVVTGPDIIFSGRITHKSYDGDLKVRRFSDLAGGSAAEDSFKVSLEDISTGYLDMRVNFDNYAALTVGYEKRQEMSNVTALAQGIYSDRYKAHLDVYPSRKLDLSLVAEYIDYNDNNHGYKYGGEIGYAFTDHPRQFKTILSARYRDTSKEYQACPETNVQCSIKNDFKHPYWTPQDYWGAALTFAFRHDLAEAFFCGAREHFYELKLTLGTEKDNNDSVEVKGLWQREVTDWFGVQTQAMWHHSREWQALAGELGLFFRF is encoded by the coding sequence ATGGGCGGATCTGTGCTCACCAGGCTGAAACCATGGGTTGTCGCCGGATGGATCTGGTGCATCATGCCAGGTATGGCTTGGGCTGATGATCCCTCACCTTACTTTACTGTTCAGATCGGCAGTTATGAACTGCTAGAAAAAGCTGAAGAGAATCTGGACAGATATCTTGACTTCTTTCCCCAAGACATTGACAAGCTGAGAATTGAAGATCATCCCCCATTTTTTGCCCTGCGGGCTGGACTGTTCAGGCAGTACAGTTCTGCCGATGATTTAAGAAAGAAGATTGCAGAAGTGTTTTCTGAAGCTTTGATACTCCGTGCATATTACCTGGAGGACAGGATTCTTTCTGGTGGTTCGCGGCCTGGTGTGCGCGCCTCAGAATCATCGGTACATGCACCGGCAAGGATGCAGCATGAGAAAAAAGGTATTGATGATTCCATTGTCCCTGCCAGCGAAGCCATCTCAGACTCGCAAGCCAGATTTATTTTGGCGGAGTTGCTTATCAGACATGGCAGCCTTGACAGTCTAAGGAAAGCTGAACAGCTGATAAGCAACCTGCGAAGAATCCAGGCTGATTCATCTGAAGTTGACCTGCTGCAGATCCGTCTTGAAGCTTTAATGGGGAATCGAGTCAGGGTTACACAGCTGACAGAGGATTATGTCCGGAACAGACCCTTTGATCCTGATGCGTGGCTTGTAATGGCGGATATTGCATCTTCACTGGGGCACTTTGCCCGGTCCAGGGATATGTATCTAACCGCCATTGACCTTCTGGACGGCGCTGAGAAGCAAAGGGTCAGGCTGATTTTTGCTGAACGGACTCTGGTCTGGGGAGATTATTATGCTTCAGAAACCATTGTCAGAGAGGCACTCAATCATGATCCAGATAATCCTGAGCTCATGCTCGTTCTGTCCAAAAGCCTCATTGCTCAGCAGCGTTTTGTGGAAGGCCGGGCCTGGCTTGACCGGGTCATCCGGCTGAACCTGACAGGGTCTGAAACGTATTTTCAAGCCTGGACTGAAAAGATCAATCTTGGTCTGCAGGAGAAAGACTATGCCCGCGCTTCCGCGGATGCTAACGATTTTTTGTTTCAATATGGACCGAAAAGATTAATGATTATTCCTGGAGCAAGGGCATATTACGAGTCTGGACGGTTTGAGGAGTCGGAACAATTGTTTGCCAAGGCCCTGGGTGAAAATCAACTCAAGTCTGAGGCGCTGATTGGGCTGGCTCTTCTTAAAATCCGACAGAATGACAGGGAAAAAGCAGCGGGTTATCTGTCCCAAGTGGGGATTGACTCAGAAGCATATGCTTTGGCTAAAGTAATTCTGCACAAGGACAATCCATCTGCTCTATTTGGATTCCTGGACCATTATCTGAACATGGAAAATGATCCTTCCAGACTAATGAATCTGGCCCATGCTCTGGCAAAATATGGATATTCTGGTGAGGCAACAACCTGTTTTGAGGCGGCTCTTGTGCAAGATCACAGGTTTTTTCCGGCCCGAATTGGCTTGGCAAAAGTTCTTCCAGCAACGGGCCGGTATACAGAAAGTCTTGATATAATTGGATTTCTGGCGAATGAATTTCCAGATAACTATAAGCTTGGCCTGACCCGGGCCAGGGTGTTGGCCTGGTCAAGGCAATATCAGGAATCTATTGCTGCCTACAATGTTCTTCTTCTGCAGAACCCTGACAATGCAACTGTATTAAGGGAGGCCGCAAGGACTGCATATTGGGGTAAAATGGCCAGCCTGGGAAACGAATTGTACCAGAGAATATATACCCCATCAGTGGATGAGATGCTTTTGCAGCGGCTTGAAAATATGGTCAGATCGCCAGGGGGTGATCTGCCTGCAAAGCCAGTGGAAACACTTGCCGCAACAGCAGACCGGGGTCTGGTGGTCAAAGGCTATGAAGAATTCATTGGCTGGTATGAAGAAAATTCATCCGGCCTTGATGCACAGATTGTTTCAGATATTGAGCAAATCAAGCATGACCTGAATCCTGTTTACATTAACCAGAAAAGAGCTGTTTTGGAAAAAAAGACCAAGGATCTGGTCTGGAACAGGCGTTTTGCTCCGGCAAGACGCGAGCTTGTGAGGCTGACCAGCTTTGATCCGGGAAACCAGGAAGCTTTGTTTGACCTGGCCCAGGTAAATTGCAGTCTAAGTCTTTGCGACCAGGAAAGGGAGGTGTATGAGCAGCTGTTACGGCTTGAGCCTCTTCACGGGCAGGCTGGCAAGGCTCTGGAAAGGCAAAAGATCCGTTCCAGCCCTAGAATTTTCGGTGGATATGCCTTTTGGAAAGAGAAGGGTCGCGGAGATCTGGCCAGAATGACCTGGCACAGCGTTGATCTGGGAGTGGAGGTACCATTTTTCTGCAGACACAGTCTGAGGCTAATCACTCACAAATACATGGAGTCCCCACAAAAATATGGAAGAATGGTTCACGCTTCAGGGCTCAGCCTGGAGGGTGATGTTGTAACAGGTCCAGATATTATTTTTTCCGGCAGGATCACTCATAAATCATATGATGGCGATCTTAAAGTCAGAAGATTCTCAGACTTGGCAGGAGGATCTGCTGCTGAGGATTCCTTTAAGGTCAGTCTTGAGGATATCAGCACCGGATATCTGGATATGAGGGTTAACTTTGATAATTATGCTGCACTGACCGTTGGCTATGAAAAAAGACAGGAGATGTCTAATGTCACGGCCCTGGCACAAGGTATTTACTCAGACCGGTACAAGGCTCACCTGGATGTATACCCTTCAAGAAAGCTCGATCTGAGTTTGGTTGCCGAGTATATTGACTACAACGATAACAATCACGGCTATAAGTACGGTGGTGAAATTGGCTATGCATTCACAGATCATCCCCGCCAGTTCAAGACTATTCTTTCGGCCCGGTACAGGGATACGTCCAAAGAATATCAGGCATGTCCGGAAACAAATGTGCAGTGCTCAATCAAGAATGACTTCAAACATCCGTACTGGACTCCTCAGGATTACTGGGGAGCAGCCCTTACTTTTGCATTTCGCCATGATTTGGCTGAAGCTTTTTTTTGCGGCGCCAGAGAGCATTTTTACGAGTTGAAACTTACCTTGGGAACTGAAAAGGACAATAATGATTCAGTCGAGGTTAAGGGACTTTGGCAAAGGGAAGTTACTGACTGGTTCGGTGTGCAGACTCAGGCTATGTGGCACCATTCCAGGGAGTGGCAAGCTCTGGCAGGTGAGTTGGGACTGTTTTTCAGGTTTTAA